From a region of the Solanum stenotomum isolate F172 chromosome 2, ASM1918654v1, whole genome shotgun sequence genome:
- the LOC125855405 gene encoding uncharacterized protein At2g23090-like has protein sequence MGGGNGQKAKMAREKNMEKMKGQKGSQLEANKKAMNIQCKVCMQTFICTTSEVKCREHAEAKHPKSDVYACFPNLKK, from the exons ATGGGTGGAGGCAATGGACAGAAGGCAAAGATGGCTCGTGAGAAGAACATGGAAAAGATGAAAGGCCAAAAGG GAAGTCAGCTTGAGGCTAACAAGAAGGCTATGAATATCCAG TGCAAGGTGTGCATGCAGACATTCATTTGCACCACTTCTGAAGTTAAGTGCAGAGAACATGCTGAGGCGAAACATCCCAAATCTGATGTCTATGCATGTTTCCCTAATCTCAAGAAATGA
- the LOC125855203 gene encoding uncharacterized protein LOC125855203, translating to MAISDTVVGNLTTLYLLVIAAMKAYGLMTGRSYGGVFVLIVSTAVVGSVLILSLTWDVSRKVTRCALTRDRHLTQNRNQPRHHSDELCRGGICWHGVAVRSPASQFRFRLPQHHPR from the coding sequence ATGGCGATTTCGGATACTGTAGTGGGGAATTTAACGACGTTGTACCTGTTAGTGATAGCGGCAATGAAGGCGTACGGATTGATGACTGGACGGAGCTACGGCGGAGTTTTTGTGCTGATTGTATCAACAGCTGTTGTAGGAagtgtattgattttgagtttgaCGTGGGATGTGTCACGTAAGGTTACTAGGTGTGCTTTGACACGCGATCGTCATCTTACTCAGAATCGGAATCAGCCACGTCATCATTCCGATGAGTTGTGTAGAGGTGGTATATGTTGGCACGGCGTTGCTGTTAGATCTCCGGCGTCGCAGTTTCGGTTCCGGCTTCCTCAGCACCACCCTCGCTAG